The stretch of DNA ACTTTCTTCGGGGGGGATAAGCATATGCTGAGTTTGCAGATCTCCAAAGCAGTGGAACCTTTTAAATGAGACGGACCACAACTCGTTTCACTCCGGAATATTTTTGTAGAGGTACGTGCGACTGCTGTATCACTTGGAGGACTAAGCGTATTTCAAAGTAGCTGATTTTTTATAGCCAGTTATTTATTAATgcagagaaactgcagcattGAAAAATACTACCAATAACCCATTCGACTCTTGGGACTTGGGACTCCTGGAACTAAAATGGTTGACTGGAGTCCGATAGCGAAGGTATATGACCCGCTTAAAGCAGGCAGCATCGATGGCACGGACGTGGAGCCCCATGACCGGGCAGTATGGAGAGCTATGTGTGTCCGCTACAAACCCAACAAAGGCGTTGTTGGAGACCCATTGCTAACACTGTTCGTGGCCCGTTTGAACCCCCAGACAACTGAAAATAAACTCTGCCAGATATTCTCTCAGTATGGAGACATCCAGCGGCTCCGGCTAGTCCGGGACATCATCACGGGGTTCTCCAAAGGATACGCCTTCATTGAATACAAAGAGGAGCGGTCCATTGTTCGTGCTCGTCAGGACGCCAACAAGCTGGTGGTGGACCAACACGAAGTGTTTGTGGACTTTGAACAAGAGAGAACTCTTATTGGATGGGTTCCACGGCGGCTCGGTGGTGGGCAGGGAGGGAAAAAGGAGTCCGGACAGCTGAGGTTCGGAGGCAGGGACCGGCCTTTCCGTAAACCCATTAACATCGGAATCGGCCCGGTGAAGGAAcgtggagggagggagtgggaCTTCGACAAGTCAGGGCTGAGAAACAGGAAGGATCGTGACCGACACAGAGAGACCGAGTggggcagcagagagaggaggaattATCGAGGAAGAGACATGGATGACCACAGACAGGGAAACAAGAGCAGGCATCGGGACAGGAGATGAGACGCCGAACGAGTCAATGTTTGTGACAAATGTTTGAATGAAAGTTCAGATACGTTCATAAAATGGAATCCTTTAAGCAAAGTGGACAAACAATGGAACTGTCAAGGTTCCTGGTGTGTACGGAAGAGTGTGGACTGTGGACATAACGACCATTTAATtcactgaacattttaataatgttcGATTTTGGATTATTGGTTTATGTATTTGAGATTGTGGTAATTGACGCCAgccttcatctgtcttttccgTTCATACTAAGcatctcattttctctcaggGAAATGTCACGTAGTAACCGAGCAGTTAGTATTGTGACTATTGTAATTTACCACATAAAAATTCTGCTTTACATTACAATATCAGACTCGTTTCTTAATCTCCTGATGTTTCCAAGTGAGGCTACAGCTAAATGGACAAAGCTTATTTTCAAGTCTCCTATAAAGCAGATCAGGTTGATTTGGTTTCCCTTTTATAATGAATGTTTTGAGACTTCTGACAGTGAAGCTAAAGACCCAGAGAGTTGTGAATTCAGAGTTTATTGCAACATACTTAGACATCAGCTGATAACACCACATCACCTTTCCATTGGTGACACTTCTAACATCTTACTATTTAAGAAATCAgtgtctgaaaaaaagaaaactgtaatatattattaatcgcagagacaaaatgaaaacaattgaGAAACTAAAGAATAACAAAGACTTTAAGCCACATATAGTCCCTATCAGCATATATTGAAATAGTGATAATACTTGAACAATGGGACACCCTCCTTACCAGCCCAATatcacccatatgtgcactgtgtgcaccTTCTGTGtgattgctgaatgtctctgctgcaaGAATTTAatcactgtgggatgaataaaggcttaTCTTAACACTTgaagtttgaattttttttttcaaacttccATGAAGTTCatttcaagacattttcatccctAAATCTACCATACTTCATACGTGGTCAAAAGTCACTCCTGAAAGCTCGTACAGCATTGGATCTATACAGAAACATATCAATGAACCAAAAAATTATATAAACctacaaaaactaaacagtgtGTGGCTGAAATGTTAAGAAGATATTCATGATCTGTATTTCCTTTGagttttttatttgatgtaCAATCATGctgcaattttatttaaatgtaaaggaACAAGTGTAGCTTCaagcaaaatgtaaatatataactATAACAAGGCCATAACTACCCTTGAGGACACCGAGGTCGTGTCCtcggtatttttttctttttcttctttttttttttttgcttaaattgtGGTATatgaacttaaaataaattacacgtGAAAATGACTGTAGGACGATGATCTTGGTCTCCCACAAAACCGTAAGGTGATTTTATATTTGAAGAGCCAAGAGTTGGGCATACGTGCTACGCGTCATCAACAACACGCACTGTCGCTATGGTAAGTACCACACTAAAGTTGGACGCTGATGTTGTTACCAGTACCGTTAGTGAGTCGGTCAGTCACACCAGTCACTGGAAGAGGAGCACATGAAGCTAAACATGTAGGTGGTAAATGACTgtgagaaacattttcattttcatgtggaaatatttttattgcagcCCAGCGTACTATTCTAGGAAACATCGAATCAAAGTGTAATTTTGATTAACTCCGTCAGTAGCGGTCATTAATTTCCATCAGTTCAACATTCATTTTGCGATTGATATGTCAGCAACGTCTTCGATTGAAAATGAAACGTTCATTCAGTGTTGATTTCTCAATGTCGGATGCTGAACCTGTTATGTATTTCTGCGCCGGATACACAACTAGCACAACGCAGCAACACGGCACAGAGCAGATCgaattttcaaaaataataataataaatcattttcgGTGGTAACTTGCCCTTACTTAATGAGTCACCATAGTGGtcctacaaaaataaataatgtttttgctCCTTaagactaagaaaaaaaaagccagatttaaataatgtaattaaaaatacGAACCGTACCCACCTAGAAGTTCTGATTCATGACCTCAGTATTTCTTGGGCCCTGCATACGGCCCtgcgcagggctaacacagagacaaacaagcattcGTACTCACAGAAGTAACACTCTtcctgattcttcccaaggttatatACAGCCTTattaaaccctttaaaacccaacagtgtccattatctgaaatgAATGGACTTTGCGAAAGCTCCGCgtcgtccattcatttctgataatggacaccttgTCGGGCATTATCCCGCTTAGACCATGGCcacttacgaaataaataaataatacaagaatTAGAATATAAGAAGCTAAGATGTGGGTGACTTACGGGATGGTTATTTGTAGTGATGTAACGTTCCGTGTCGAGGCTTTGAAGCGTGTGCCGAGTAGGGGAGGGGGCGTTTCAGCGATGGGCGTATCGAGGCTTGCTTCATTTAGGGGAGGAGCTGAAAATGATGAAGTCCGAAGCCTCGCTGCCCGGCTGATACCACGTGACTAATTCAGGAAGTGGTTCGCCTAAGACCTGCCACAACGATTaggtgttgttttaaaataaaaaccaacgtGTCCCCTAAACCATAATCACTGGCCATAACTCAACGTTACAAAAGCACAATCATTGTCCATATCCCAACCCCAACCACCCTCACCTCACTGTAAATGATCGtttccattttcatcattttccatactgccagtatatatatacacagtatactGCCATCACTACAATATACATGTTTTGCATACTTCTTTATTTTGCCGACAGTTTTATTCACATGCTTTCTGCAAAATGCCACACACTTCAAACTCATGCAAACTGATATTTTTGTGTCCATTAGATAGTAGATGTCCTACTAGAGCAAATGAAGCTTCAAGAAGCTTCAAGTTTTGGAGTGAACCAACTGGATGAAAGGCTTCAATGCTTCATGAAGCTTCATCTACCCATCACTAGTTTTTTTGTGTCCAGTTTCTCCTGAGTGAGAGGAGCAGACACGCTGCACGAAAATGAATTATCTCGTTatcacaaaaatgaaaatatgttgttATCACGAGAAAACGGGTGAATTATCTCGTTATCTCGAGAAACGGAGGAATTAACTCGTTATCAAGGGGAAACGGATGGAATAAAACGTATGTATGTATTACCCTTTAGGGTTTCCATAAATACCCAtatgcttcttctccttcttttccggCAGGCTAGATGCCTTGCGGCATGTTGCTGCCTCTCACTGGTTAGTCGTGATAGTGCATCAAAAGGAGATATTTCCTGTAAAAACCCAGGACTGCGTTGATAAATTGGGACTGGTTTTCCGACGACTTTAAAAGGTGCTTCGGAGATAAATTGTTTATTCCAGAGTCCAATACCACAGCGAACAACTGCCCTCTTTGCTCCTTATATAAGACACACTCCATTAAGACATGTTACACTGTCCTGCAGATCCCGCAGAGCCCGCAGAGCCCATCCTCATGTTTTCCCATCTTTGACCGATCTCACGGCAAATCACAATGTCCTAAACCCGAGTCCTGTCATAATTAGCCTATGGTTTGTCTCCCTCCTTTTCCAAGATAGCACTTTTTAGACTTTATGCTGTGGCAAAAAGTGGCGTGCTTTCTCCTCACTCTCCCAATGCTTCTGCCACAGAGCTGTACACTTGTCATTAATGCCAGATCGCCACTCACTCACTCCCATATGCACCAGCAAGTCAGTCTTTCTTCTTAGAGCCAGTTTGGCTGCCTTACCTGCCGTCTCATTttcatccacatccacatggGCAGGCATCCACAAAAACCCGACTAACACTCCTGCTTTTTCAATTCTGTAAAACAGTATTAATAATTCAATAGCAAGTTCTGGACAAGCTCTCAAATTCctctttttcagtgtttctaATAATGATGCTGAATCAGAATAGATAACCACCCCCTCTGGCTTTAACTCTTACACCCATGTTAGTGCAGTCAGTTCTGTTGTATAGACTGATACCCCCTCAAACATTTGGATGAACTTCACAAAGTCATATTCTggaatataaaaactaaaaccagaTCTGCCACTCTTAGGATCTTTAGCCCTGACTATATAAATCTGGAGAAAGCCTCCCCAGTAATTCTCCAATTCCACTCTATGTTTCTCCAAACTTGTATATGCAGTGCTCTCATcaaatttaatattattcaaaatGCTGAAATCCACTTCTGGAGTGGGCAGAAGCCATGGTGGTATAACTGGCCAAGAGCATACGAGGGGCCACTCCTTCCCCCAATCCCAGCTTCTCCAATTCCCTGCTCATATTAAACACAAAGCTTTCCTTTTTAACTTTCTCTACTCCTCACTCCCAGGCGTCATTCATTGCAGATTTAGTTGGATGTCCCCCCTGATATCCCATCAAATAAATCACATAGACTACTGCATTGCAAGTTTCTGTC from Mugil cephalus isolate CIBA_MC_2020 chromosome 15, CIBA_Mcephalus_1.1, whole genome shotgun sequence encodes:
- the LOC125021730 gene encoding U11/U12 small nuclear ribonucleoprotein 35 kDa protein-like → MVDWSPIAKVYDPLKAGSIDGTDVEPHDRAVWRAMCVRYKPNKGVVGDPLLTLFVARLNPQTTENKLCQIFSQYGDIQRLRLVRDIITGFSKGYAFIEYKEERSIVRARQDANKLVVDQHEVFVDFEQERTLIGWVPRRLGGGQGGKKESGQLRFGGRDRPFRKPINIGIGPVKERGGREWDFDKSGLRNRKDRDRHRETEWGSRERRNYRGRDMDDHRQGNKSRHRDRR